A region from the uncultured Sunxiuqinia sp. genome encodes:
- a CDS encoding ABC transporter permease, producing MLRKIKLAFRNLLKNKLYSSLIIGGFAIGFTASILIALFYSAEHNVDKHFARHEKIYRLYDAKKNDSGLDYKINAVIAEHYPDVETACPLAFSYFSFTLKDPETRNYTRVEYTLSTNNNFFDVFSIPVLSSLEEKPFSQLNSAVITETVAKKLFWDENPLGRTIKEDFFTATVTAVMQDLPENSSFKAELLLNSENEEFQMAQACNNGVCIFPAEHFLLLKNDIDPDDFSTKMNASIGQFNTTTDSLALQSLSDIYLSPTKLGWTDEHTKGNSKMLFIFMAIAILIILLSSVNYLNYTVSMQYAKMKEIGINKTNGAGKPHLLVDSLIEVTLGVLIALTISIVLVLLLLPITEILFGREIHLADVNLQHLLPVFLGTIACIIFLNSLAPIYILSQFNIVEFLHGGRKKNGKQIGRQLMLTFQLTVSIALIAVVMLIFKQLQYVKHYDLGFNEEHLLRIELPWLFEYQESLRNEISDLSFVSGSALSSGYPGNINTSMGSGVKDDEFMINCIYVTENFLETMGIQLVDGRNFLAGDKGKSCLMNEAAVKRYGWENIDGKKYKNGREGGYDVVGTVNNFNVESLHSSLSPVALIYKSDSMYNTLSLRLIPGNIGQQINELRKVWKSLLPDDPMEFTFYDDQFQAMYIKEDKLSKSISFFSFIAIVLTCMGILGQIFLISLNRTKEIGIRKVNGATVSEILVLLNKDFVIWVVVALVIASPIAYYAMNKWLENFAYKTTLSWWIFALAGVLALGIALLTVSWQSWRAATRNPVEALRYE from the coding sequence ATGTTACGTAAAATAAAACTGGCATTTAGGAATTTGTTGAAAAACAAGCTGTATTCATCGCTTATTATTGGTGGGTTTGCCATTGGTTTTACAGCCAGTATTTTAATTGCCTTATTCTACAGTGCAGAGCACAATGTGGATAAACACTTTGCCCGGCATGAGAAAATTTATCGTTTGTACGATGCTAAAAAGAATGACTCGGGCCTCGATTACAAAATCAACGCTGTAATTGCGGAACACTATCCGGATGTTGAAACAGCTTGTCCACTCGCTTTCTCTTATTTTTCTTTCACGCTAAAAGATCCTGAAACACGAAATTACACGCGCGTTGAATATACGCTTTCAACAAATAATAACTTTTTCGATGTATTTTCAATACCCGTTTTATCCAGCTTAGAAGAGAAACCATTTAGTCAGTTGAACTCGGCAGTAATTACCGAGACGGTGGCGAAGAAACTTTTTTGGGATGAGAACCCGTTGGGAAGAACGATTAAGGAGGATTTTTTTACCGCAACGGTTACCGCTGTTATGCAAGACCTGCCCGAGAATTCGAGTTTTAAAGCAGAGTTACTTCTGAACAGCGAAAATGAGGAATTTCAGATGGCACAAGCCTGCAATAACGGCGTTTGTATATTTCCGGCTGAGCACTTTCTCTTGTTAAAAAATGATATCGATCCTGATGATTTTTCTACCAAAATGAATGCTTCAATCGGACAATTTAATACAACTACCGACAGCCTGGCTCTGCAAAGTTTATCCGATATTTATCTTTCACCAACCAAATTGGGTTGGACAGATGAGCATACTAAAGGCAATTCAAAAATGCTGTTCATTTTTATGGCAATTGCTATTCTAATTATTCTTCTTTCGAGCGTTAATTATTTGAACTACACGGTGTCAATGCAGTATGCAAAAATGAAAGAAATTGGCATCAACAAAACCAATGGTGCCGGGAAACCACATTTGCTCGTAGATTCGCTAATTGAAGTTACATTGGGAGTTTTAATTGCTCTAACTATTTCAATCGTGCTGGTGTTGCTTCTTTTACCGATAACCGAAATCTTATTCGGAAGAGAAATTCATCTTGCCGATGTCAATCTACAACATTTGTTACCTGTTTTTCTGGGCACTATAGCTTGCATTATTTTTCTGAACAGCTTAGCGCCTATCTATATTTTATCGCAGTTTAATATTGTCGAATTTCTGCATGGAGGACGGAAAAAAAACGGAAAACAAATTGGGAGACAGCTCATGCTAACCTTTCAGCTAACGGTTTCTATTGCATTAATTGCTGTGGTGATGCTTATTTTTAAACAGCTGCAGTATGTAAAACATTATGATTTAGGTTTTAACGAAGAACACCTCCTGAGAATAGAACTCCCATGGCTGTTCGAATATCAGGAGTCATTGAGAAATGAAATCAGCGATCTTTCTTTTGTTTCAGGTAGTGCTTTGAGTAGCGGCTATCCGGGGAATATTAATACGAGCATGGGAAGTGGGGTGAAAGACGATGAATTTATGATTAACTGTATTTATGTAACTGAAAATTTCCTGGAAACGATGGGAATTCAGTTAGTTGATGGCCGAAATTTTTTAGCGGGCGATAAAGGAAAGTCTTGCCTGATGAATGAAGCGGCCGTAAAACGTTATGGTTGGGAAAATATCGATGGTAAAAAATATAAAAATGGGAGAGAAGGCGGTTATGATGTTGTGGGTACTGTAAATAACTTTAATGTGGAGTCATTGCATTCTTCTTTAAGTCCGGTTGCTTTAATTTACAAATCCGATTCGATGTACAATACACTTTCACTGCGATTAATTCCAGGAAACATTGGACAACAAATAAATGAACTTCGCAAAGTTTGGAAAAGCTTGTTACCGGATGACCCCATGGAATTTACCTTTTACGATGATCAGTTTCAGGCCATGTATATCAAGGAAGATAAACTTTCGAAATCGATTTCCTTCTTTTCGTTTATCGCCATTGTACTGACTTGTATGGGAATTTTAGGGCAAATCTTTCTGATTAGCCTAAACCGAACCAAAGAAATCGGCATCCGAAAAGTAAACGGAGCAACCGTTTCTGAGATTTTAGTTTTGCTGAATAAAGACTTTGTAATTTGGGTAGTTGTGGCTTTGGTTATTGCCTCCCCGATTGCCTATTACGCCATGAACAAATGGCTCGAAAACTTTGCCTACAAAACTACACTAAGCTGGTGGATTTTTGCGCTGGCCGGGGTGTTGGCATTGGGAATTGCGCTGCTAACGGTGAGTTGGCAAAGCTGGCGGGCGGCAACGCGGAATCCGGTTGAGGCACTCAGATACGAGTAG
- a CDS encoding FtsX-like permease family protein — protein sequence MRIDIIISFRNLCRSKISGILGILGFAIGFAVCLVIGAYVYGELKVDHQQKNYRSIFRLVDSKTNNCEIDYRLNDILNEKYASIKHAVPVEIQPDLNADIYTEEHSYYIQGLVATTNDFFDMFSINVLECIDPENPFADINSSILTESAAQKIFGNVNPLGQSLRVSHMQTIVSAVIADFDASSSFTGQILLNSTNENFRLNNNWANGETFNTTNHYVLLEENVLIDQLTAELNGSIGDYSKQIEAIKLQALTNIYLNTTIRDKNRHGSNALIITISVIGILILLLSIINYINFAIALQLKKLNLIGIKKTNGAGVWNIVSYFIADIFVWVILSLSLSFLIVYASLPLFNQLFQQRLQVELFYSFPMVIGGILFLLMVVVISVLPVLLLLSRLSIQDFLKNNLQNNKQSKSFNFLSVFQLSVSIILLIGLIVTVNQIAHLKHQNLGFDDQLLLHVAVPFRALNEQSFKDELLKHPSIENVSLSAGIPGKISNKMNNPDWPYTLNFIDVDCDFMKTMGIMLLNGRILTPNDKDNCIVNQATLEALECVDYENTKVNGLNIVGVVQDFNFASLHQKIEPIIMKIGEGRDVNIRIANGEIAPVMEYIKDTWGKMTSNTPLQYQFYDSWFDSLYKKEEQLGNAISILALVAIAITCLGLLGQIVQISSRRTKEIGIRKVNGAKISEILTMLNKDFIKWVVIAFVIATPIAYYVMNRWLENFAYKTSLSWWIFALAGLLALGIALLTVSWQSWLAATRNPVEALRYE from the coding sequence TGGTGCTTATGTTTATGGTGAACTCAAGGTTGATCATCAACAAAAAAACTACAGGAGTATTTTTCGACTTGTTGACTCAAAAACAAACAATTGTGAAATTGATTACCGGTTAAATGATATTCTAAATGAGAAATATGCATCTATTAAGCATGCCGTTCCTGTTGAAATACAGCCAGATTTAAATGCTGATATCTATACCGAAGAACATTCATATTACATTCAAGGATTGGTAGCTACAACGAATGATTTTTTCGATATGTTTTCAATCAACGTACTGGAATGCATTGATCCGGAAAATCCGTTCGCTGACATAAATTCTTCCATTTTAACAGAATCTGCTGCTCAAAAAATATTCGGCAATGTCAACCCGCTCGGTCAGTCACTAAGAGTGTCTCATATGCAAACTATCGTTAGTGCTGTAATTGCAGACTTCGATGCCAGCTCAAGTTTTACTGGACAAATCCTATTAAATTCGACAAACGAAAATTTCAGGCTAAATAATAATTGGGCGAATGGTGAAACGTTCAACACCACAAACCACTATGTTCTATTAGAAGAAAATGTACTAATCGATCAACTTACAGCAGAATTAAACGGATCAATTGGAGATTACAGCAAGCAAATAGAAGCGATTAAATTACAGGCACTTACTAATATTTATTTAAACACCACTATTCGTGACAAAAACAGGCATGGAAGCAACGCACTAATTATAACTATTTCAGTAATTGGAATTCTCATATTGCTTTTATCAATCATTAACTACATCAATTTCGCCATCGCTTTACAACTAAAAAAACTAAACTTAATTGGGATTAAAAAGACAAATGGAGCTGGCGTTTGGAACATCGTATCTTATTTTATTGCTGATATTTTCGTTTGGGTGATCTTATCGTTGTCACTTTCATTTTTAATCGTTTATGCTTCACTCCCATTATTCAATCAATTATTTCAGCAGCGATTACAGGTTGAATTATTTTACTCATTCCCAATGGTGATTGGGGGAATTCTATTTTTATTGATGGTTGTAGTTATTTCCGTTTTACCAGTACTTCTTTTGCTTTCCAGACTCAGCATTCAGGATTTTTTGAAAAACAACCTACAAAATAATAAACAGAGTAAGTCATTTAACTTCCTATCAGTATTTCAGTTGTCAGTTTCTATTATTTTACTTATCGGATTAATTGTAACAGTAAATCAGATTGCACATTTAAAACATCAAAATCTGGGATTTGACGATCAGTTATTGCTGCACGTTGCAGTTCCATTCAGGGCATTGAACGAGCAGAGTTTCAAAGATGAACTTCTAAAACATCCATCGATCGAGAATGTCAGTCTAAGTGCAGGAATTCCAGGTAAAATATCCAATAAGATGAATAATCCTGATTGGCCATACACTCTCAATTTTATTGACGTCGATTGCGACTTTATGAAAACAATGGGGATTATGCTGTTGAATGGCAGAATTCTCACTCCGAATGATAAGGACAATTGCATTGTAAACCAAGCAACACTAGAAGCACTTGAATGTGTTGACTATGAAAATACAAAAGTAAACGGATTGAATATTGTGGGTGTTGTTCAGGACTTCAACTTTGCCTCATTGCATCAGAAAATTGAACCCATAATAATGAAAATCGGCGAAGGACGTGATGTAAACATTCGTATCGCAAATGGGGAAATTGCTCCTGTCATGGAGTATATAAAAGATACTTGGGGAAAGATGACTTCGAATACCCCACTGCAATATCAATTTTATGATTCTTGGTTCGATTCTCTTTATAAGAAAGAGGAACAATTAGGAAACGCTATTTCAATTCTTGCTCTTGTCGCTATTGCCATCACTTGCTTAGGATTGTTGGGGCAAATTGTTCAGATATCAAGTCGAAGGACCAAAGAGATAGGTATCAGAAAAGTAAACGGCGCAAAAATATCAGAAATACTAACGATGCTGAATAAAGACTTTATAAAATGGGTGGTGATCGCCTTTGTAATTGCTACGCCCATTGCTTACTACGTCATGAACAGATGGCTCGAAAACTTTGCATACAAAACCTCTTTAAGCTGGTGGATTTTTGCCCTCGCCGGTTTATTGGCTCTGGGAATTGCATTGTTAACGGTTAGCTGGCAAAGCTGGCTGGCGGCTACTAGAAATCCTGTTGAGGCGTTACGATACGAATAA